A DNA window from Coffea arabica cultivar ET-39 chromosome 6c, Coffea Arabica ET-39 HiFi, whole genome shotgun sequence contains the following coding sequences:
- the LOC113695894 gene encoding NADPH-dependent aldehyde reductase-like protein, chloroplastic, translating into MADSIPLPLKDRVAVVTGGSRGIGRAIALHLASLGANLVINYSSNPAQADLVASQINSASASRAITVRADISDPAQVRSLFDSAKSAFNSSPVHILVNSAGVLDSKHPTLANTALEDFDNIFNVNARGAFLCCREAANRIKRGGGGRIICLTTSLVADLRPGFAAYVGSKAAVESMVKILAKELKGTGITANCVAPGPIATDMFFAGMTEEMIKRVVNESPLGRLGETEDVARLVGFLATDAGEWVNGQIIRVNGGYV; encoded by the coding sequence ATGGCTGATTCCATCCCCCTCCCTCTCAAAGACCGAGTAGCCGTCGTCACCGGCGGCTCCAGGGGAATTGGGCGGGCCATAGCCCTCCATCTTGCCTCTCTCGGAGCCAACCTCGTGATCAACTACTCCTCCAACCCAGCTCAAGCCGACCTCGTAGCCTCCCAAATCAATTCTGCTTCTGCTTCACGCGCCATAACCGTCAGAGCCGATATTTCCGACCCAGCCCAGGTCAGGTCCCTCTTCGACTCCGCCAAGTCCGCCTTCAACTCCTCCCCTGTTCATATCCTCGTCAATTCCGCTGGTGTACTCGACTCCAAGCACCCAACCCTGGCCAACACCGCCCTGGAAGATTTCGACAACATCTTCAACGTTAACGCCAGGGGGGCCTTCTTGTGCTGCAGGGAGGCTGCCAACAGGATCAAGCGCGGCGGCGGAGGGAGGATCATCTGCTTGACCAcctccttggtggccgacttGAGGCCCGGCTTCGCTGCCTATGTGGGGTCCAAAGCCGCTGTGGAGTCCATGGTCAAGATACTGGCCAAGGAGCTCAAGGGAACCGGTATAACCGCCAACTGCGTGGCCCCGGGGCCTATCGCCACGGACATGTTCTTTGCTGGGATGACAGAAGAGATGATCAAGAGGGTTGTGAACGAGAGCCCGCTCGGTAGACTGGGCGAAACAGAGGACGTGGCTCGGCTGGTGGGATTCCTGGCTACTGATGCTGGGGAGTGGGTTAATGGTCAGATCATTCGCGTCAATGGTGGCTACGTCTAA
- the LOC113695948 gene encoding protein SINE1, translating into MGIRSLSPMVRRELENLDKDADSRKSAMKALKSYVKDLDSKAIPLFLAQVSETKETGSSGEYTISLYEVLARVHGHKIVPQIDNIMTTIIKTLMSSAGSFALHQACSKVVPAIARYGMDPTTPEDKKRHIIHSLCKPLSDCLLGSHESLSSGAALCLKALVECDNWRFASNGMVNEVCQRVAGALDKHLQTNSHMALVMSLAKHNSLTVEAYARLLIRTGLQILNEDANSQKRLSAIHMVNSLMKCLDHKSISSELELIIKVMENCQSDQMAYVSGAAFEALQTARKICTEKSSKFEKDMVSVTGSNFDRRGDLRRRNLSDSGDQSPLTASPESQTINSFCGHDSFFDSPISTNQTSPDFAYDRRSVNRKLWSRCENGVLDVSLKDGIFSEVTRGSAMGSSEHDGFSDFSGDYTDGFVGFCQTSSRNRVARSATPSPQRSRSLINVDSVKIFATPRKLIHSLQDHNEESSDSDKPNRRFRSPSSQYEMTPTSKYKQNGVHQMRGLEINGNGKSPTGSEALRGSSESVSSTQDIPAEDTTKPSPKLEIPRVDGLKGYWKPTRNTLGILFVIFATILCFMLIDDQGEGYNLVPT; encoded by the exons ATGGGAATAAGAAGTCTTAGTCCCATGGTCAGAAGGGAGTTGGAAAATCTTGACAAGGATGCTGACAGTCGAAAATCTGCTATGAAAGCCTTGAAATCCTATGTCAAAGATTTGGATTCCAAAGCTATCCCTCTCTTTCTCGCACAGGTTTCCGAGACCAAAGAAACTGGTTCTTCTGGAGAGTATACGATCTCACTATATGAGGTTCTTGCTCGTGTTCATGGACATAAAATTGTCCCTCAAATTGACAACATCATGACCACTATTATCAAGACTTTGATGTCAAGTGCAGGATCTTTTGCTCTTCACCAAGCTTGCTCTAAGGTGGTTCCGGCAATTGCCAGGTATGGAATGGACCCAACTACTCCCGAGGACAAGAAGAGACACATCATTCACTCTCTCTGTAAGCCTCTCTCCGATTGTCTTTTGGGCAGTCATGAGAGCCTATCTTCTGGAGCTGCTCTTTGTCTGAAGGCTCTAGTAGAGTGCGATAACTGGAGGTTTGCTTCAAACGGGATGGTGAATGAGGTATGTCAGAGAGTTGCTGGAGCTTTGGACAAGCACTTGCAAACTAATTCGCACATGGCACTTGTGATGTCTTTGGCTAAGCACAACAGTTTGACTGTCGAGGCGTATGCAAGGTTGTTGATCCGCACTGGACTGCAGATTCTGAATGAAGATGCCAATTCTCAAAAAAGATTGTCCGCCATTCATATGGTGAACTCTTTGATGAAGTGTTTGGATCACAAAAGCATCTCTTCTGAGTTGGAATTAATAATTAAGGTGATGGAGAACTGTCAGTCTGATCAGATGGCTTACGTAAGTGGGGCTGCTTTTGAAGCATTGCAAACTGCTCGAAAGATATGTACTGAGAAAAGCTCAAAATTTGAGAAAGATATGGTTTCAGTCACTGGCTCAAATTTTGACAGGAGAGGAGatttaagaagaagaaatttgtcGGATTCTGGGGATCAATCACCTCTGACAGCTTCACCTGAATCACAGACTATCAATTCATTTTGTGGGCACGATTCCTTCTTTGACTCCCCAATTTCAACGAATCAGACCTCTCCAGACTTCGCTTATGATCGAAGGAGTGTGAATCGGAAACTGTGGTCAAGGTGTGAGAATGGTGTTTTAGACGTCTCTCTCAAGGATGGTATCTTTTCAGAGGTAACACGCGGAAGTGCCATGGGGAGCTCTGAGCATGATGGTTTTTCTGATTTCTCTGGAGATTATACGGATGGATTTGTTGGATTTTGCCAAACTAGTTCCAGAAATAGAGTTGCCAGAAGTGCCACTCCCAGTCCTCAG CGTTCTCGCTCTCTCATCAATGTTGACAGTGTAAAGATCTTTGCAACACCAAGAAAGCTAATTCACTCCCTTCAGGATCACAATGAGGAAAGTTCAGACTCTGACAAACCAAATAGGAGATTCAGAAGTCCTTCAAGCCAATATGAAATGACTCCTACTTCAAAATATAAACAGAATGGCGTTCATCAAATGAGGGGCCTTGAGATTAATGGGAATGGGAAGTCACCTACAGGGTCCGAAGCGTTACGAGGAAGCTCCGAATCAGTGTCTTCAACACAAGATATCCCTGCTGAGGATACAACAAAACCTTCTCCAAAGTTGGAAATTCCTAGAGTTGATGGTCTGAAAGGCTACTGGAAGCCTACTCGCAACACACTCGGCATTCTCTTTGTTATATTTGCAACTATTTTATGCTTCATGTTAATTGATGATCAAGGAGAAGGTTACAATCTTGTCCCCACCTAA